A single region of the Gephyromycinifex aptenodytis genome encodes:
- a CDS encoding nitronate monooxygenase yields the protein MSNAVSFQVPRIPVCVAPMAGGPSTPELVAAAGDAGGFGFLAAGYRRPLEVAEQIVRTAELSPAPFGVNLFVPEAASYPGRAQDHSEGDVQGLRRADEVAAASYRELLAEEARRLQARLPSPDWSDTDAYDDKLALLEASHDVSVVSFTFGCPTPDVITRLHEAGRCVAVTVTTTEEARTSVQAGADVLVVQGFDAGGHRGTHRVLDAPNELDHLALVPMLTDLGVPLIAAGGITTAGDTRRALAAGACAVQVGTAFLLTPEAGTSAAHRMALSNPAWGSVVTRAFSGRPARGLRNGFVERFDPFAPALYPVVDQLTKPLRAAAARQGELDGLSVWAGSGWRAAREEPAAAVVARLAP from the coding sequence ATGTCGAACGCAGTCTCGTTCCAGGTCCCTCGGATTCCGGTCTGCGTCGCTCCGATGGCGGGCGGCCCCTCTACTCCGGAGTTGGTGGCAGCAGCCGGTGACGCCGGCGGCTTCGGCTTCCTGGCCGCGGGCTATCGACGCCCGCTGGAGGTGGCGGAGCAGATCGTGCGAACAGCCGAGCTGAGCCCGGCGCCGTTCGGGGTCAACCTGTTCGTGCCCGAAGCTGCGTCCTATCCCGGCCGCGCCCAGGACCACAGCGAGGGCGACGTGCAGGGGCTGCGCCGGGCCGACGAAGTGGCGGCTGCTTCCTATCGGGAGTTACTCGCTGAGGAGGCGCGCCGCTTACAGGCTCGACTGCCCTCCCCCGACTGGAGCGACACCGACGCCTATGACGACAAACTGGCTCTACTGGAAGCCAGCCATGACGTCTCGGTGGTGTCGTTCACCTTCGGATGCCCCACCCCTGATGTCATCACGCGCCTTCATGAGGCCGGGCGTTGCGTGGCGGTGACCGTCACGACCACCGAGGAGGCCCGCACCAGCGTGCAGGCCGGCGCTGACGTCCTGGTCGTGCAGGGATTCGATGCCGGAGGCCACCGCGGTACCCACCGTGTCCTGGACGCGCCCAACGAACTGGATCACCTCGCGTTGGTGCCGATGCTCACCGACCTGGGAGTACCGCTGATCGCTGCCGGTGGGATCACCACCGCCGGCGACACCCGCCGCGCGCTGGCTGCGGGCGCCTGCGCCGTTCAGGTCGGGACGGCCTTCTTGTTGACCCCCGAGGCCGGCACCAGCGCCGCACACCGGATGGCGTTGAGTAACCCGGCGTGGGGCTCGGTCGTGACACGGGCGTTCTCGGGCCGGCCCGCGCGCGGGCTGCGCAACGGTTTCGTCGAGCGTTTCGACCCCTTCGCCCCGGCCCTGTACCCGGTGGTCGATCAGCTCACCAAGCCGCTGCGAGCGGCCGCGGCCCGCCAGGGGGAACTCGACGGGTTGTCGGTGTGGGCGGGTTCAGGATGGCGCGCCGCCCGCGAAGAGCCGGCCGCAGCCGTCGTGGCCCGCCTGGCGCCGTGA
- a CDS encoding PspC domain-containing protein, protein MKWIHTRLATAGFIRPTQGRIIGGVCAGVAQRYQLHPWAVRLLFMLLLLIPGSQLIIYPIAWVLMPDARLAPNPTTSHPGGGAPFVGPRDGTI, encoded by the coding sequence ATGAAATGGATTCACACTCGCCTCGCCACGGCCGGTTTCATCCGCCCCACGCAGGGGCGCATCATCGGCGGTGTCTGCGCCGGAGTGGCTCAGCGCTACCAGCTCCACCCATGGGCCGTCCGACTGCTGTTCATGTTGCTGCTGCTCATCCCGGGCAGCCAACTCATCATCTACCCGATCGCCTGGGTGCTGATGCCCGACGCGCGCTTGGCCCCGAACCCCACCACGTCCCACCCGGGTGGCGGCGCCCCGTTCGTCGGCCCCCGGGACGGCACCATCTGA
- a CDS encoding tartrate dehydrogenase translates to MTTHRIALIPGDGIGTEVLPPACAVLDAMGKRHGFRLEYQQFDWSCERYAATGSMMPADGLSQLAQFDSILLGAVGYPGVADDVSLWGLLIPIRRGFDQYINLRPIRVFEGVPGPLREAEGTDIVIVRENVEGEYSEIGGRMGRGTPEEMAIQQSVFTRRGITRVVDYALDVAEERGKNLCSATKSNGIIHTMPFWDEVVAQRCEERPAITWGSEHIDALAAKLVLNPRRYDVIVASNLFGDILSDLAAGVAGSIGIAPAGNINPEREHPSMFEPVHGSAPDIAGEGIANPLGAIWAAAMMLEHLGHDEAADQVVEGIGRLLATSPVRTPDLGGSASTQEVTRALLEIL, encoded by the coding sequence ATGACGACGCATCGAATCGCACTCATCCCCGGCGACGGTATCGGCACGGAAGTGTTGCCGCCTGCCTGCGCGGTGCTCGACGCGATGGGAAAGCGGCACGGTTTCCGATTGGAGTACCAGCAGTTCGACTGGTCCTGCGAACGGTACGCAGCCACCGGCTCGATGATGCCCGCAGACGGGCTGAGCCAGCTCGCGCAGTTCGACTCCATCCTGCTCGGAGCTGTCGGCTACCCGGGGGTGGCCGACGATGTGTCGCTGTGGGGGTTGCTCATCCCGATCCGTCGCGGTTTCGACCAGTACATCAACCTGCGCCCGATCCGGGTCTTCGAAGGTGTGCCCGGACCGCTGCGAGAGGCCGAAGGCACCGACATCGTCATCGTGCGCGAGAACGTGGAGGGCGAGTACAGCGAGATCGGCGGCCGGATGGGTCGCGGCACCCCCGAGGAGATGGCCATCCAGCAGTCGGTCTTCACCCGACGTGGGATCACCCGCGTCGTCGACTACGCCTTGGACGTGGCCGAGGAGCGCGGCAAGAACCTGTGCTCGGCGACGAAGAGCAACGGAATCATCCACACCATGCCGTTCTGGGATGAGGTCGTGGCGCAACGCTGCGAGGAGCGACCCGCCATCACCTGGGGGTCCGAACACATCGACGCCCTGGCCGCCAAACTCGTGCTCAACCCGCGCCGCTACGACGTGATCGTGGCGAGCAACCTCTTCGGCGACATCCTGTCCGACCTCGCCGCCGGGGTCGCGGGAAGCATCGGCATCGCCCCGGCCGGGAACATCAACCCTGAACGCGAACACCCCTCGATGTTCGAGCCGGTCCACGGCAGCGCCCCGGACATCGCTGGCGAAGGTATCGCCAACCCGCTCGGTGCGATCTGGGCGGCGGCGATGATGCTGGAGCATCTCGGGCACGACGAGGCGGCCGACCAGGTAGTCGAAGGTATCGGCCGGCTCCTTGCCACCTCGCCGGTGCGCACCCCTGACCTAGGCGGCTCCGCCTCCACCCAGGAGGTGACCCGAGCGCTGCTGGAAATCCTCTGA
- a CDS encoding AbrB family transcriptional regulator gives MTASTALPTVRQGRARRFREWAFVAAAAGISTALLSALGGPSPVLFGCLFGALVVVVAGLAAPSLPAPLATLAQALLGASTGAIIDPATLAGLVAHAAPVAAAVVATIVVSILIGQVLRLHRAVTAATATFAFIAGGASGITAVATELGADDRVVAVVQYLRVLIIIVGMPVVAAVAFGAPLIGEGSEHESVSSAAASAILTALSWQGLLFTAVSVGVGLLLARLVRFPAANLLGPLLVSAVLAVNGGFGVLTAQVPRLFEVIAFALIGLMVGLRFTRASLVSIARLLPSALALILLLIAISAGFGMLLARWIGVSAIDGYLATTPGGLYAVLVTAGIAGADVTFVLGVQVVRLLLVLALAPVLAAWFRRRASPGHAASARGAASHPFLGGGSEN, from the coding sequence GTGACTGCGTCCACCGCCCTACCCACGGTCCGCCAGGGCCGAGCCCGCCGGTTTCGGGAGTGGGCGTTCGTTGCTGCGGCGGCCGGGATCAGCACCGCCCTGTTGTCGGCGCTGGGTGGCCCGTCGCCGGTGCTGTTCGGGTGTCTCTTCGGCGCGCTGGTCGTGGTAGTCGCCGGGCTGGCCGCACCGAGCTTGCCCGCGCCGCTGGCGACCCTGGCCCAAGCACTGCTCGGTGCCTCGACCGGTGCCATCATCGACCCGGCCACGCTGGCAGGACTCGTGGCGCATGCCGCTCCGGTGGCCGCGGCGGTCGTGGCCACCATCGTTGTGAGCATCCTCATCGGTCAGGTGCTACGGCTGCACCGCGCCGTCACCGCGGCTACCGCCACGTTCGCTTTCATCGCCGGTGGCGCCTCGGGAATCACTGCTGTCGCCACCGAGCTCGGCGCCGATGACCGGGTGGTGGCCGTGGTGCAGTACCTGCGGGTGCTCATCATCATCGTGGGGATGCCGGTGGTGGCTGCGGTTGCCTTCGGCGCCCCCCTGATCGGGGAGGGCAGTGAGCACGAGAGCGTCTCATCCGCTGCCGCCAGCGCGATCCTCACCGCCTTGAGCTGGCAAGGCCTGCTCTTCACAGCGGTCAGTGTCGGGGTCGGTCTGCTGTTGGCGCGGCTGGTGCGCTTCCCCGCGGCCAACCTGCTCGGACCGTTACTGGTGTCGGCGGTCCTGGCCGTGAACGGCGGTTTCGGCGTGCTGACGGCGCAGGTGCCTCGCCTGTTCGAGGTGATCGCCTTCGCCCTTATCGGTCTCATGGTCGGGCTGCGTTTCACTCGCGCCAGCCTGGTGTCGATAGCAAGGCTCCTGCCGAGCGCGCTCGCACTGATCCTGCTGCTCATCGCCATCTCGGCCGGCTTCGGCATGCTGCTGGCCAGATGGATCGGGGTAAGCGCCATCGACGGTTATCTCGCCACCACCCCCGGTGGGTTGTACGCCGTGCTGGTCACCGCGGGGATCGCCGGGGCAGACGTCACCTTCGTCCTGGGGGTGCAGGTCGTCCGCCTGTTGTTGGTGCTCGCCCTGGCCCCGGTGCTCGCCGCCTGGTTCCGGCGTCGCGCTTCACCCGGGCATGCTGCATCGGCCCGGGGGGCAGCCTCGCACCCCTTTCTCGGTGGCGGCAGCGAGAACTAG
- a CDS encoding class I SAM-dependent methyltransferase translates to MPRRITEWERRIEANPDHSTWYIERFRTMAAQGQDLAGEARMIDAMVGRSARILDAGCGPGRVGGYLYEVGHTVVGVDVDPALIEAAEHDYPGPTWLAQDLSELDLPAAGISQPFDAIVCAGNVLTFVAPGTQREVLSRFAAHLAPQGRAAIGFGLDRGYPLDAFRADVVGAGLAEELMLSTWDLRPLRADSDFVVAILRHA, encoded by the coding sequence ATGCCTCGACGTATCACTGAATGGGAGCGGCGAATCGAAGCCAACCCCGACCACTCCACGTGGTATATCGAGCGCTTCCGCACAATGGCGGCGCAGGGGCAGGACCTCGCCGGTGAAGCGCGGATGATCGACGCCATGGTGGGCCGAAGCGCACGCATCCTGGACGCCGGTTGCGGGCCGGGCCGGGTGGGCGGCTACCTGTACGAGGTCGGCCACACGGTGGTGGGGGTCGACGTGGACCCGGCACTTATCGAGGCTGCCGAACACGACTACCCGGGCCCGACCTGGCTGGCCCAGGACCTGAGCGAACTGGACCTGCCCGCTGCCGGCATCAGCCAACCGTTCGACGCCATCGTCTGCGCCGGCAATGTCCTGACCTTTGTAGCCCCGGGCACCCAACGCGAGGTGCTGAGCCGGTTCGCGGCGCACCTGGCCCCGCAAGGGCGGGCCGCCATCGGCTTCGGCCTGGACCGCGGGTACCCCTTGGACGCCTTCCGCGCGGACGTCGTCGGCGCCGGCCTGGCCGAGGAGCTGATGCTGTCCACCTGGGATCTTCGCCCGCTGCGCGCCGACTCGGACTTCGTCGTCGCCATCCTGCGTCACGCCTGA
- a CDS encoding glycosyltransferase, whose product MTPNRASCRPAGTVTEITSAREELPRAEAGPVRIAVAIPAHEEAELISSCVHAVLRAIAHAQRVGAADRALVLVAAHRCTDETAARAREAMQRLPRQVAAIVVPDDGPGPVGAVRHRLVTRAAEHPWITPEAWVFSTDADSRVPTDWVTGLLAAAQHSRADAVAGLVALQGWHADEAARAAYERIVAAGIHGSSHDHAYAANLAVRLSAYTAVGGFPPAPHGEERELLQALRAAGHTVATPHAPIVLTSARMPGRADHGLGALLAALAEREQHLPSLSEPVAG is encoded by the coding sequence ATGACCCCGAACAGGGCGTCCTGTCGGCCTGCGGGCACCGTCACCGAGATCACCAGCGCCCGCGAGGAGTTGCCCCGCGCAGAAGCCGGCCCGGTGCGGATAGCCGTCGCGATACCGGCTCATGAGGAGGCCGAGCTGATCAGCTCGTGCGTGCACGCGGTGCTGCGAGCGATCGCGCACGCCCAACGCGTCGGGGCCGCGGATCGTGCCCTGGTGCTGGTGGCAGCCCATCGCTGCACCGATGAGACCGCAGCGCGGGCCCGCGAGGCGATGCAGCGCCTGCCCCGGCAGGTGGCCGCCATCGTCGTGCCCGACGATGGCCCCGGCCCGGTGGGGGCGGTTCGGCACCGTCTGGTGACCCGCGCTGCGGAGCACCCGTGGATCACCCCCGAGGCGTGGGTGTTCTCCACCGACGCCGACTCCCGGGTGCCTACCGATTGGGTCACCGGATTGTTGGCAGCGGCGCAGCACAGCCGCGCCGACGCGGTGGCCGGCTTGGTCGCGTTGCAGGGCTGGCACGCCGATGAGGCTGCCCGCGCGGCGTATGAGCGCATCGTGGCGGCCGGGATCCACGGTTCCAGCCATGACCACGCCTACGCGGCCAACCTCGCAGTCCGATTGTCGGCCTACACAGCCGTCGGCGGGTTCCCGCCAGCCCCTCACGGTGAGGAGCGGGAACTGTTGCAGGCGTTGCGAGCTGCCGGGCACACCGTTGCGACACCGCACGCCCCCATCGTCCTGACTTCGGCCCGGATGCCGGGGCGGGCCGACCACGGGCTGGGCGCGCTGTTGGCCGCGTTGGCCGAGCGGGAGCAGCACCTGCCGAGCCTGAGCGAACCCGTCGCTGGTTGA
- a CDS encoding PIG-L family deacetylase, translated as MWARTREQARASTLADLSGAASGTLLVISAHPDDETLGAGRLISQWARDIGPVHALCLTRGEACLDHLGITIEGIGERRELEWHAALEHLHVQAGHVADVPDGLVRDHHARARELIGEYAKDAAAILAPWRADPHPDHMAAGRAAAWIAYELGIPLIEYPVWLTFWGACSSFERSGAQLHRVHTDDTAEADRAAALGCFQSQLEPLHSNVTAILPPAFHEHHNEQLAITMDIPVLHAAGASWSDGLLALHPVPPPFDLPQDYPRHDPDPAQTADAMRHLDASLPWAELDWPHLVTGLIALGRTDIPLARLVEGHIDALRILAQAGAQPPVAALYGVWASRSHATGLRATSADNGWQIEGTLRFASGAGVLDRALVPVWTGAETHVLLDLAVAAWPVDTSQWRTSAMAVSRSHTIELEGLHAAESARIGADNWYLQRPGFFPGGVGVAAVWAGGGARILDLVHEAVASAPPAPSRALRLGHMRTELAAAMSLVRLGADQLEALLSSEDSDIDDAAISHLRDVCTEVRAGVAAAVLRLCEHARRIVGPAGLAYDEDLTRGLHDLELYVRQQNADADATYLGR; from the coding sequence GTGTGGGCTCGAACCCGCGAACAAGCACGCGCGAGCACGCTGGCGGATCTGAGCGGCGCAGCCTCGGGCACGCTGCTGGTGATCAGCGCCCACCCCGATGACGAGACGCTCGGCGCCGGACGCCTCATCAGTCAGTGGGCACGCGATATCGGCCCGGTTCATGCCCTCTGCCTGACCAGAGGCGAGGCCTGCCTCGATCACCTCGGCATCACCATCGAGGGCATCGGCGAACGCCGCGAACTGGAATGGCACGCCGCCCTGGAGCACCTGCACGTCCAGGCCGGACACGTGGCCGACGTGCCCGACGGGCTGGTCCGCGACCATCATGCCCGGGCCCGCGAACTCATCGGCGAGTACGCCAAGGATGCAGCGGCGATCCTGGCGCCGTGGCGCGCCGACCCCCACCCCGATCACATGGCCGCGGGCCGCGCCGCAGCCTGGATTGCCTATGAACTGGGCATCCCACTCATCGAGTACCCCGTCTGGCTGACCTTCTGGGGCGCCTGCTCCTCCTTCGAGCGTTCCGGTGCCCAATTGCACCGTGTCCACACCGACGACACGGCTGAAGCCGACCGCGCAGCAGCGCTGGGATGCTTTCAATCCCAGCTCGAACCGCTGCACTCCAACGTGACGGCGATCCTTCCGCCTGCCTTCCATGAACATCACAATGAACAGCTAGCGATCACGATGGACATTCCTGTCCTCCACGCCGCCGGTGCGAGTTGGTCCGACGGGCTGCTTGCGCTCCACCCGGTGCCGCCGCCCTTCGACCTGCCGCAGGACTATCCGCGTCACGACCCCGACCCCGCCCAAACCGCTGACGCGATGCGACACCTGGATGCCTCGCTGCCGTGGGCCGAGCTCGACTGGCCCCACCTGGTAACCGGCCTGATCGCGCTGGGGCGCACCGATATACCCCTGGCGCGGCTGGTCGAAGGGCATATCGACGCCCTTCGGATCCTCGCCCAGGCTGGCGCGCAACCCCCCGTAGCGGCCCTGTACGGGGTGTGGGCTTCGCGTAGCCACGCCACCGGTCTGCGCGCCACCTCCGCCGACAACGGCTGGCAGATCGAGGGGACGCTGCGGTTCGCTTCCGGCGCCGGGGTGCTGGACCGCGCCCTGGTCCCGGTGTGGACGGGCGCGGAGACTCATGTGCTGCTGGACCTGGCGGTAGCTGCCTGGCCGGTGGACACCTCCCAGTGGCGGACCTCGGCGATGGCGGTGAGCCGTTCGCACACCATCGAACTCGAGGGGTTGCACGCGGCGGAGTCCGCGCGCATCGGGGCGGACAACTGGTATCTGCAACGCCCCGGGTTCTTCCCCGGCGGGGTGGGGGTGGCGGCAGTGTGGGCCGGTGGCGGTGCCCGCATCCTCGATCTGGTTCACGAGGCAGTGGCCAGCGCACCCCCGGCGCCCTCGCGTGCTTTACGGCTGGGTCATATGCGCACCGAACTCGCCGCCGCTATGAGCCTGGTGCGGCTAGGCGCCGACCAACTCGAGGCGCTGCTTTCGAGCGAGGATTCAGACATCGACGATGCCGCGATCAGTCACCTGCGCGATGTCTGCACCGAGGTGCGTGCCGGGGTCGCTGCCGCGGTGCTTCGGTTGTGCGAACACGCCCGGCGTATCGTCGGCCCGGCAGGTCTGGCCTACGACGAAGACCTCACGCGCGGCCTGCACGACCTGGAGTTGTACGTGCGGCAGCAGAACGCCGACGCGGACGCGACCTACCTCGGCCGATGA
- a CDS encoding SanA/YdcF family protein, whose translation MRRKRSPARVLGLGASVCAFTLLVLLGATNTWVHLASRGQQMRATTVPPRPVALVLGAGVQPDGKPTPFLAARLDVAADLWHRRKVQVILVSGDNRSTHYDEPTAMRRYLLSVGVPAESIVADYAGRDTYDSCARAQRIFGLQDLVVVSQTYHLPRALAICRSLGLDAIGVGDETMRAYAPRVWDEGRLRERAAALKAAWDVFTRRDPVLGPPLSDVQDALARAARAD comes from the coding sequence GTGCGCCGCAAACGCAGCCCCGCCCGTGTGCTCGGCCTGGGCGCGTCCGTGTGCGCGTTCACTCTGCTGGTGCTCCTTGGCGCCACCAATACCTGGGTACATCTGGCCTCGCGCGGGCAGCAGATGCGGGCCACTACCGTGCCGCCACGCCCGGTGGCGTTGGTTCTCGGTGCCGGCGTGCAACCGGACGGCAAGCCCACGCCCTTCCTGGCGGCCCGCCTTGATGTGGCCGCCGACCTGTGGCACCGCCGCAAAGTGCAGGTCATCCTCGTCTCGGGAGACAACAGGAGCACCCACTACGACGAACCCACCGCGATGCGTCGCTACCTGCTCTCGGTGGGGGTGCCCGCCGAGAGCATCGTGGCCGACTACGCCGGTCGCGACACCTACGACTCCTGCGCCCGGGCGCAACGTATCTTCGGCCTTCAGGACCTGGTCGTGGTCAGCCAGACCTACCACCTGCCCCGCGCTCTGGCGATCTGTCGCAGCCTGGGGTTGGACGCGATCGGCGTCGGCGACGAGACCATGCGGGCCTACGCGCCCCGGGTGTGGGACGAAGGCCGGCTACGAGAACGTGCGGCGGCGCTCAAAGCGGCGTGGGATGTCTTCACTCGACGCGACCCGGTCCTCGGCCCGCCCCTGAGCGACGTGCAGGACGCATTGGCGCGCGCCGCCCGAGCTGATTGA
- a CDS encoding UTP--glucose-1-phosphate uridylyltransferase, whose amino-acid sequence MSEQGLGQAQDKMAAAGVSQTAIDVFSYYYSELQEGATGLIREETIRPLLDPPMLTDVEVDDAAAAEALGATVLIKLNGGLGTSMGMQVAKTLLPVREDKTFLDLIVDQVMAARREHDVRLPLLFMNSFNTQKDTLAALAKYPDLQVDDLPLDFLQSQEPKLRTDDLTPVEWPTDPQLEWCPPGHGDLYPSLLSTGVLDALIEAGFRYASVSNADNLGAGPDATLAGWFAATGAPYAAEVCRRTAMDRKGGHLAIRKEDDQLILRDTAQTAEDEMEFFTDEHRHPYFHTNNLWFDLRALRELLAERDGVLRLPLIRNVKTVDPKDSSSPEVVQVETAMGAAVEIFQGARAICVPRSRFLPVKTTNELLLLRSDVYDVDEAGRLSLVPEAAPVISLDSHFKKIADFDERFSAGVPSLRQASALTVDGDWSFGANVTVTGDVHLQDDGAPQHVADGKTLS is encoded by the coding sequence ATGAGCGAGCAGGGGCTTGGACAGGCACAAGACAAGATGGCAGCGGCCGGTGTGAGCCAGACCGCGATCGACGTCTTCAGCTACTACTACTCGGAACTGCAGGAGGGCGCGACCGGACTCATCCGGGAGGAGACGATCCGCCCGCTGTTGGACCCACCGATGCTCACCGACGTCGAGGTCGACGACGCTGCCGCGGCAGAAGCGTTGGGCGCCACCGTGCTCATCAAACTCAACGGTGGCCTGGGCACCTCAATGGGCATGCAGGTGGCCAAGACGCTGCTGCCGGTGCGCGAGGACAAGACGTTCCTCGATCTCATCGTCGACCAGGTGATGGCAGCCCGGCGCGAGCACGACGTGCGACTGCCGTTGCTGTTCATGAACAGCTTCAACACCCAGAAGGACACCCTCGCCGCGCTGGCGAAGTACCCCGACCTGCAGGTCGATGACCTCCCCCTGGACTTTCTACAGAGCCAGGAACCCAAGCTGCGCACCGACGACCTGACCCCGGTTGAATGGCCCACCGACCCGCAACTCGAATGGTGCCCCCCGGGTCACGGCGACCTGTACCCCTCGCTGTTGAGCACCGGCGTGCTGGATGCTCTCATCGAGGCCGGCTTCCGCTATGCCTCGGTCTCCAACGCCGACAACCTCGGCGCCGGGCCGGATGCCACCCTGGCCGGGTGGTTCGCCGCCACCGGGGCGCCGTACGCGGCTGAAGTGTGCCGCCGCACCGCGATGGACCGCAAGGGCGGCCACCTGGCGATCCGCAAGGAAGACGACCAACTCATCCTGCGCGACACGGCGCAGACCGCCGAGGATGAGATGGAGTTCTTCACTGACGAGCACCGCCACCCCTACTTCCACACCAACAACCTGTGGTTCGACCTGCGGGCGCTGCGAGAACTCCTCGCCGAACGCGACGGGGTGCTGCGTCTGCCGCTGATCCGCAACGTCAAGACCGTCGACCCCAAGGACTCCTCCTCCCCCGAGGTCGTGCAGGTCGAGACCGCGATGGGTGCCGCCGTGGAGATCTTCCAAGGCGCTCGAGCCATCTGCGTCCCGCGATCCCGGTTCCTGCCGGTCAAGACGACCAATGAGCTGCTGTTGCTGCGCTCCGATGTGTACGACGTCGACGAAGCTGGGCGCCTGAGCCTGGTGCCTGAGGCGGCCCCGGTGATCAGCCTGGACTCGCACTTCAAGAAGATCGCCGACTTCGATGAGCGGTTCAGCGCCGGAGTGCCCTCGTTACGTCAGGCCAGCGCGCTGACCGTGGACGGCGACTGGAGTTTCGGAGCGAATGTCACCGTCACCGGCGACGTTCACCTTCAGGACGACGGCGCCCCGCAACATGTGGCCGACGGAAAGACGCTGTCCTGA
- a CDS encoding ABC transporter ATP-binding protein, translated as MADQVQDQDEAGQRLLVHARGLTKTYGAFQAVRGIDVDVRHGEVFGFLGPNGAGKSTTMRMIATTSPASGGVLRVLGLDPARHGSRIRARLGVCPQEDTLDLELSVRENLIVYGRFFGMSRARVRERADELLDFVKLTDKAGAKVDDLSGGMKRRLTIARSLVNEPDLLILDEPTTGLDPQARHTLWDQLYRLKHAGVTQILTTHYMDEAEQLCDRLVVMHEGRIAALGSPAELIAAHTTREVAELRFGVVDHTSFEEQVAGCAQRVEVLPDRLLLYADSGEDALARVHERGLTPAQVLVRRSTLEDVFLRLTGRTLVD; from the coding sequence GTGGCGGATCAGGTGCAGGATCAAGACGAGGCCGGGCAGCGCCTCCTCGTCCACGCGCGCGGGCTGACCAAAACCTACGGTGCCTTCCAAGCGGTGCGCGGGATCGACGTCGATGTGCGCCACGGAGAGGTGTTCGGCTTCCTCGGGCCGAATGGGGCCGGCAAGTCCACGACGATGCGGATGATCGCGACCACCTCCCCGGCCAGCGGCGGGGTGCTGCGGGTGCTCGGGCTCGACCCGGCGCGTCACGGCAGCCGCATCCGTGCCCGCCTCGGGGTCTGCCCGCAGGAGGACACCCTGGACCTGGAGCTGTCGGTGCGCGAGAACCTCATCGTGTACGGGCGGTTCTTCGGGATGAGCCGGGCGCGGGTGCGTGAACGCGCTGACGAACTGCTCGACTTCGTCAAACTCACCGACAAGGCAGGGGCCAAGGTTGATGACCTCTCCGGTGGGATGAAACGTCGCCTGACCATCGCCCGCTCCCTGGTCAACGAGCCGGACCTGCTCATCCTCGACGAGCCGACCACCGGTCTGGACCCCCAGGCGCGGCACACCCTGTGGGACCAGCTCTACCGGCTCAAACATGCCGGGGTGACCCAGATCCTCACCACGCATTACATGGACGAGGCCGAGCAACTCTGCGACCGACTCGTCGTCATGCACGAGGGCAGGATCGCCGCCTTGGGTAGCCCGGCCGAACTCATCGCAGCGCACACCACTCGCGAGGTGGCCGAGCTGCGGTTCGGGGTCGTGGACCACACGAGCTTCGAAGAGCAGGTGGCCGGGTGCGCCCAGCGGGTCGAGGTGTTGCCCGACCGGTTGCTGCTCTATGCCGATTCCGGCGAGGACGCTTTGGCCCGGGTGCACGAACGCGGACTGACCCCCGCCCAGGTGCTCGTGCGCCGCTCGACCCTGGAAGATGTGTTCTTGCGCCTTACCGGTCGGACGTTGGTCGACTGA
- a CDS encoding ABC transporter permease, which translates to MSQAAPRPRDITTVPPAPGHLRMLARQSDYHWTRLRRTWKGSVVTAILNPLLYVAAMGLVLGSYIDAAGSGPPGAASYLHFIAAGLLAGQAMTIAIGDATYPIYGAITWDKTFWSMVATPLRVVDIVTAALAAILLRVALSCAIFMLTLAPFGLYANLPGALLAFGVQLLLGWAFAALVCAYSVWTPSEAGFSIIFRVVLVPLYLFSGAFFPISNLGPVLERLAMFSPLWHAIELTRALMLGTPLAPGAALLHVGVLLGLGVLGWWLSVRLLSRRLLS; encoded by the coding sequence ATGAGCCAGGCCGCGCCTCGACCCCGCGACATAACGACGGTGCCGCCCGCGCCGGGGCACCTGCGGATGCTCGCCCGCCAGAGCGACTATCACTGGACGCGGCTACGCCGCACCTGGAAGGGCTCGGTCGTCACCGCAATCCTCAACCCGCTGCTGTACGTGGCCGCGATGGGCCTGGTCCTGGGCTCCTACATCGACGCAGCCGGCAGCGGACCGCCCGGGGCTGCCTCCTACCTGCACTTCATCGCGGCCGGGTTGCTCGCCGGGCAGGCCATGACCATCGCCATCGGCGACGCCACCTACCCCATCTATGGGGCCATCACCTGGGACAAGACGTTCTGGTCGATGGTTGCTACCCCGCTGCGGGTGGTCGACATCGTCACCGCCGCGCTGGCCGCGATCCTGCTGCGCGTCGCGTTGTCCTGCGCCATCTTCATGCTGACCCTGGCCCCGTTCGGCCTCTACGCGAACCTGCCCGGGGCGTTGCTGGCGTTCGGGGTGCAACTTCTCCTCGGGTGGGCGTTCGCGGCGCTGGTCTGCGCCTACAGCGTGTGGACCCCGAGCGAGGCTGGGTTCTCGATCATCTTCCGGGTCGTGCTCGTACCGCTCTACCTGTTCTCCGGGGCGTTCTTCCCCATCTCCAACCTCGGCCCGGTGCTGGAGCGGTTGGCGATGTTCAGCCCGCTGTGGCACGCCATCGAACTGACTCGCGCCCTCATGCTCGGCACGCCGCTGGCCCCGGGGGCGGCGCTGCTGCACGTGGGCGTGCTTCTCGGGCTGGGGGTGCTCGGCTGGTGGCTGAGCGTGCGGCTGCTGAGCAGGCGGCTGTTGTCATGA